From one Spiroplasma endosymbiont of Lasioglossum villosulum genomic stretch:
- the argF gene encoding ornithine carbamoyltransferase, giving the protein MAINLKGRNFICLLDFTSEEIYYLLELAATLKIAKQKGIEKQPLKGYSVALLYRKDSLRTRSAFEVAACDLGMHSTYFDPTSSKLGIKESIVDTAKFLGRIYNGIQFRGYKQTDVEELAENAGVPIWNGLTDLYHPTQMLADIMTIQECKKNKDVKGIKFVYFGDARFNMANSYMIISAKLGINLVICANKNLWPYPQLLKQCQEIAQETGGSIILTEDYKTASKDADVVATDVWTSVSEDKVLLKQRIKELMPYQVNNEKMKIAKSDVIFLHSLPSFHDGNTQITQDIVKQYGGTGELEVTDEVFRSSASKVFQQSENCLHTIKAVMLATLKG; this is encoded by the coding sequence ATGGCTATTAATTTAAAAGGCAGAAATTTTATTTGTTTATTAGATTTTACTTCAGAAGAAATTTATTACTTATTAGAATTAGCTGCTACTTTAAAAATTGCAAAACAAAAAGGAATAGAAAAACAGCCGTTAAAAGGCTATAGTGTTGCTTTATTATATCGAAAAGATTCATTACGAACAAGAAGCGCGTTTGAAGTTGCTGCTTGTGATTTAGGAATGCATTCAACATATTTTGATCCAACTAGTAGTAAATTAGGAATTAAAGAATCAATTGTTGATACCGCTAAATTTCTTGGTAGAATTTATAATGGTATTCAATTTCGTGGATATAAACAAACTGATGTTGAAGAATTAGCTGAAAATGCCGGTGTTCCAATATGAAATGGCTTAACTGATTTATATCATCCAACACAAATGCTAGCCGATATTATGACAATTCAAGAGTGTAAAAAAAATAAAGATGTTAAAGGTATTAAATTTGTTTATTTTGGAGATGCTCGTTTTAATATGGCTAATAGTTATATGATTATTAGTGCAAAATTAGGAATCAATTTAGTAATCTGTGCTAATAAAAATTTATGACCATATCCTCAACTATTAAAACAATGTCAAGAAATTGCTCAAGAAACGGGTGGCTCTATTATTTTAACAGAAGATTATAAAACAGCAAGTAAAGATGCTGACGTAGTTGCTACTGATGTTTGAACATCTGTATCTGAAGATAAAGTTTTATTAAAACAACGAATTAAAGAATTAATGCCATATCAAGTTAATAATGAAAAAATGAAAATTGCAAAATCAGATGTTATATTTTTACATTCTTTACCAAGTTTTCATGATGGTAATACACAAATTACTCAAGATATTGTTAAACAATATGGTGGAACAGGTGAATTAGAAGTTACTGATGAAGTATTTCGATCTTCTGCATCAAAGGTATTTCAACAATCAGAAAATTGTTTACATACTATTAAAGCTGTAATGTTAGCAACTTTGAAAGGATAA
- a CDS encoding phosphoglycerate kinase — MNKKTLKDLDFKNKKVIVRFDFNVPLENNKITDDTRIKASIETIKYLQNQDAKIIMLSHLGRIKSEADKAKNTLAPVAKRLSEILKENVIFINETRGTNLETAINNLKNKELLLIENTRFEDLNGNKESTNNPELGKYWAHLGDVFVNDAFGTAHRAHASNVGIATNIKNSCVGLLIEKELTMLNKITVNPEHPFIAVLGGAKVSDKIDVIKQLLTKADKVLVGGGMAYTFMKALNYKIGDSLLEKDKIDIAKEIIELGKEKLILPIDFVIAPEFKDIKGKITTNENIDDGYEGMDIGPKTIKLFENTLINAKTVFWNGPLGVFEMSNFVNGTKNICKTISQLKGAFTLIGGGDSAGASVKFGYENKFSHISTGGGASLEYLEGKDLPGINAIENK, encoded by the coding sequence ATGAATAAAAAAACATTAAAGGATCTTGATTTTAAAAATAAAAAAGTTATTGTTCGTTTTGACTTCAATGTACCATTAGAAAATAATAAAATTACCGATGATACAAGAATAAAAGCAAGCATCGAAACTATTAAGTATTTACAAAATCAAGATGCAAAAATAATCATGTTATCACATCTTGGAAGAATTAAATCTGAAGCTGATAAAGCGAAGAATACTTTAGCGCCTGTTGCAAAAAGACTAAGTGAAATCTTAAAAGAAAATGTAATATTCATTAATGAAACTCGTGGTACAAATCTTGAAACAGCTATTAATAATCTTAAAAACAAAGAATTACTTTTAATAGAAAATACTCGTTTTGAAGATTTAAATGGTAATAAAGAATCTACTAATAATCCCGAATTAGGTAAATATTGAGCACATTTAGGTGATGTATTTGTTAATGATGCTTTTGGTACTGCACACCGTGCTCATGCATCTAATGTTGGTATTGCTACTAATATCAAAAATAGTTGTGTTGGTTTATTAATTGAAAAAGAATTAACAATGCTTAATAAAATCACCGTTAATCCAGAACATCCTTTTATAGCAGTACTTGGTGGTGCTAAAGTATCAGATAAAATTGATGTTATCAAACAATTATTAACAAAAGCTGATAAAGTTCTTGTTGGTGGTGGTATGGCTTATACTTTTATGAAAGCATTGAATTATAAAATTGGTGATTCATTATTAGAAAAAGATAAAATTGATATTGCTAAAGAAATTATTGAATTAGGAAAAGAAAAATTAATACTACCTATTGACTTTGTAATTGCTCCGGAATTTAAGGACATCAAAGGTAAAATTACTACTAATGAAAATATTGATGATGGATATGAAGGAATGGATATTGGTCCAAAAACAATTAAATTATTTGAAAATACTTTAATTAATGCTAAAACTGTTTTTTGAAATGGACCATTAGGAGTTTTTGAAATGAGTAACTTTGTTAATGGAACAAAAAATATTTGTAAAACTATTTCACAATTAAAAGGTGCATTTACACTAATTGGCGGTGGTGATAGTGCAGGAGCATCAGTTAAATTTGGATATGAAAATAAATTTAGCCACATTTCAACTGGTGGAGGTGCTTCATTAGAATATCTAGAAGGTAAGGATTTACCTGGTATTAATGCTATAGAAAATAAATAG
- a CDS encoding DAK2 domain-containing protein produces MKKIDIKTLKVMLISGANNLYNHHFEVDKLNVFPVPDGDTGTNMNLTMMNGIKELNGKEYNSLKTFATTFSRGLMMGARGNSGVILSQIFRGFFQTIKTKDLKNDFISNEDLLKSWKSAQDYAYRAVMKPVEGTILTIIKDGASYINELEITGKDSLYIFEKLLEGMNESLKRTPDLLPILKKVGVVDSGGAGLVYIVEGMVYGLKHGKAISPKKKLEQQDTAKLEMVLNQENFGYCSEVIVKLNKVSKLDFNLSKTRTDLETMDGQSIVLVDDEDLIKVHVHTLKPGQILNYFQKFGEILKVKIENMTEQAKAHTQTIKPIRKLNNKFALIAAVPGRGIETFFRDELKVNNIIMYSKRINPSTDDFLKAIEIVDAKNVFILPNDSNLFLAAEQARKLEKKSKVFVLPAKNIAQGMRAALNFNPELSAKENNKNMWSEIKYAAFGYITVADRDVEIDGIKIGKKHFFSAVSFRNKDGKEKIIASNENLFNVIKVLFTKLIWDGAEIITIFKGKGYSKDQINFMKKILDEDYDIEYEIVDGDQEVYNFLFVVE; encoded by the coding sequence ATGAAAAAAATTGATATTAAAACCTTAAAAGTTATGCTTATTAGCGGTGCTAATAATCTTTATAATCATCATTTTGAAGTTGATAAATTAAATGTTTTCCCCGTACCTGATGGTGATACTGGAACAAATATGAATTTAACAATGATGAATGGTATAAAAGAATTAAATGGCAAAGAATATAATAGTTTAAAAACATTTGCTACTACTTTTTCTCGTGGTTTAATGATGGGTGCGCGTGGTAATTCTGGAGTTATTTTATCTCAAATTTTTCGTGGTTTTTTTCAAACTATAAAAACAAAAGATTTAAAAAATGATTTCATTAGTAATGAGGATTTATTAAAATCTTGAAAAAGTGCACAAGATTATGCATATCGTGCAGTTATGAAACCAGTAGAAGGTACTATTCTTACTATTATTAAAGATGGTGCTAGTTATATTAATGAATTAGAAATAACAGGCAAAGATTCGCTTTATATTTTTGAAAAATTACTAGAAGGAATGAATGAATCGTTAAAAAGAACACCTGATTTATTGCCAATTTTAAAAAAAGTAGGAGTTGTTGATTCGGGTGGTGCTGGTTTAGTTTATATTGTTGAAGGTATGGTGTATGGTTTAAAGCATGGTAAAGCTATTTCACCAAAGAAAAAATTAGAACAACAAGATACAGCAAAATTAGAAATGGTTTTAAATCAAGAAAACTTTGGTTATTGTTCAGAAGTTATTGTAAAACTAAATAAAGTTAGTAAGTTAGATTTTAATTTAAGCAAAACACGAACTGATTTAGAAACAATGGATGGTCAATCAATAGTTTTAGTAGATGATGAAGATTTAATTAAAGTTCATGTTCATACTTTAAAACCGGGTCAAATTTTAAATTATTTTCAGAAATTTGGTGAAATTTTAAAAGTAAAAATTGAAAATATGACGGAACAGGCAAAAGCACATACACAAACTATTAAACCAATTCGTAAATTAAATAATAAATTTGCTTTAATTGCTGCTGTTCCCGGTAGAGGAATTGAAACCTTTTTTAGAGATGAATTAAAGGTTAATAATATTATTATGTATTCAAAAAGAATTAATCCATCAACAGATGACTTTTTAAAGGCAATTGAAATTGTCGATGCAAAAAATGTTTTTATTTTACCAAATGATAGTAATTTATTTTTAGCAGCAGAACAAGCAAGAAAATTAGAAAAAAAATCAAAAGTTTTTGTATTACCTGCTAAAAATATTGCTCAAGGTATGCGTGCTGCTTTAAATTTTAATCCTGAATTAAGTGCAAAAGAAAATAATAAAAATATGTGAAGTGAAATTAAATATGCTGCTTTTGGTTATATAACAGTTGCTGATCGTGATGTTGAAATAGATGGTATTAAAATTGGAAAAAAACACTTTTTTTCTGCTGTTAGTTTTCGTAATAAAGATGGTAAAGAAAAAATTATTGCTTCAAATGAAAATTTATTTAATGTAATTAAAGTATTGTTTACTAAATTAATTTGAGATGGTGCAGAAATAATTACTATTTTTAAAGGTAAAGGTTATTCAAAAGATCAAATTAATTTTATGAAAAAAATTTTAGATGAAGATTATGATATTGAATATGAAATTGTTGATGGTGATCAAGAAGTTTATAACTTTCTTTTCGTGGTGGAATAA